One window of Acanthochromis polyacanthus isolate Apoly-LR-REF ecotype Palm Island chromosome 19, KAUST_Apoly_ChrSc, whole genome shotgun sequence genomic DNA carries:
- the chad gene encoding chondroadherin, with translation MRCVSWLLLGTCLLVLGPAVQGAPSQCPTLCHCHGDLQHVICDGVGLKKIPRVSEATRLLNLQRNNLGGIPTGAFSDSKGLISLHMQHCQLREIGSQAFKGLKKLIYLYLSNNEISSIKPGAFEDLTELTYLYLDGNQIADLAKGIFSPMINLFILQLSDNKLRELRQGTFAGAKDLRWLHMSGNELTTLQPGSLDDVENLAILHLDRNKMSVYPGAAMSKLRVVEELTLGRNPMRNIPDNAFQSFGRYMEKLHLDGMGLEKFSDGAFTGVTAVKSLHLDNNKLKSLPRSLEFGTITNLTISNNPWSCTCQLAPLRRWMDSSRNRPDAVCASPPSQKGKQVRDSPAFSGCRVKVKRAKKGTRH, from the exons ATGCGTTGCGTGAGCTGGCTGCTGCTGGGAACCTGCCTCCTGGTGCTCGGCCCGGCGGTGCAGGGCGCCCCGAGCCAGTGTCCCACCCTCTGCCACTGCCACGGCGACCTCCAGCACGTCATCTGCGACGGCGTGGGGCTGAAGAAGATCCCTCGGGTGTCGGAGGCCACCCGGCTGCTGAACCTGCAGAGGAACAACCTGGGCGGCATCCCGACCGGAGCCTTCAGCGACAGCAAGGGGCTCATCTCCCTGCACATGCAGCACTGCCAGCTCCGGGAGATCGGATCGCAGGCCTTCAAGGGGCTCAAGAAGCTCATCTACCTCTACCTGTCCAACAACGAGATCAGCAGCATCAAGCCGGGCGCCTTCGAGGACCTCACCGAGCTCACCTACCTCTACCTGGACGGGAACCAGATCGCTGACTTGGCCAAAGGCATCTTCTCCCCGATGATCAACCTCTTCATCCTGCAGCTCAGCGACAACAAGCTGAGGGAGCTCCGGCAGGGGACGTTCGCCGGCGCCAAAGACCTGCGCTGGCTGCACATGAGCGGCAACGAGCTGACGACGCTGCAGCCGGGCTCTCTGGACGACGTGGAGAACCTCGCCATCCTCCACCTGGACCGGAACAAGATGTCCGTCTACCCCGGCGCTGCCATGAGCAAACTGAGGGTGGTGGAGGAGCTGACGCTGGGGAGGAACCCCATGAGGAACATCCCCGACAACGCCTTCCAGAGCTTCGGCCGCTACATGGAGAAGCTACACCTGGACGGCATGGGTCTGGAGAAG TTCTCTGATGGGGCGTTTACTGGCGTGACAGCGGTAAAGTCGCTTCACCTGGACAACAACAAGCTAAAGTCGCTTCCCAGAAGCCTGGAGTTCGGCACTATCACCAACCTCACCATCTCCAACAACCCGTGGAGCTGCACCTGCCAGCTGGCTCCACTACGCAG GTGGATGGACTCCAGCCGTAACCGCCCAGATGCAGTTTGTGCATCTCCACCttcacagaaaggaaaacaagtCAGAGACAGCCCGGCCTTCAGCGGCTGCAGAGTGAAGGTGAAGCGAGCCAAGAAGGGAACACGTCACTGA